A stretch of DNA from Cannabis sativa cultivar Pink pepper isolate KNU-18-1 chromosome X, ASM2916894v1, whole genome shotgun sequence:
GTTTTAGGCACAGAAGTAGAAATAAATTCAAATAGAAAGAATTAGTAGACGTGAAAGAAACATAAATAGGGACCAACTACCAATCACTATATACTAGGGAGAAGGTATTCAGCGtaacaatatatacacaaaccGACAATGGTTTTCTCAAAATCAAAACATAGCAGTTCTTCAAACAGCTTACTTTCTCACTCTCCACATACCATGCACAATGACTTCAAAACTATTAACAGATTGAGAGATACAGAGTGCCAGCAATAAGAACAGAAAGCTCAGAAGCCCAAGATACACTATAGTGCAACAACAAATTATTCAGAGTCTACATGTACATTGAACACCAATTTCTAGGCCTGTGCACTCTTCAATTTACCAACAGTCAGAGAGGAGAAACAAAAAGCTTTTGTGGAGCATACATTTGAGGCAGGATATGTGTTCAAAtctcattaaaaaaaacatgGCTTCTCATGTAAAATATTATTAGGAGTCTTCAACGTAAAACTTCCTTCCTTCCAAACTTAAAGTACACAATAAATTTATCATTTAACTGGTGTCAAACAAGAGTCAAAAGAAGTAACCTTTTGTGCTCATAAAATAATCGTAATGGAAATTACAAAGCATTACTTCAAAAGTTCTTCATCATATAACTTATTACAAAGTATTCAAACCAACAAACTGGTAAAAGTGAATCCAACTGCTGCCTTGCAGAGTCTTTTAGAATGCCCACAAAGCAACTCAACTACAATATCACTGGGAGAATATAGTTGACTTGCACTATATTCTAGTCAAAGTACTAAGCTACAAGACCCATAACTATGACTCAACTATAGTCGCTTATTGTATAAAGTAGAGAATTGCACTACTTACAGGTAAATTGAAGATATAATCAACAAACTCGGTATTTAGTAGAAGGTCAAAGTTAATAACAATATAATTCTAGCAgtaggaaaagaaaaaaaaatctcacatgACACTACTCCACAAAATATTCGATAGTAAGCTGAAGATTGGTGTGCTTATGTGCTTAGTTAGCAAAATCTTGAGCATGAAAGTTGTCAACATTGGAGGATCTGTTTTTTATTATCACTACATACTATTTTTCTAGTGTCTGCAATTCCTCACCTACAGAGATATCTAGAAGGATGATAAATCCCATAgtgacattaaaaaaaaaaacactttttttAGTTTCAAAATAAACTTCATAACTACTTTAAGACAATCCTTAAGCAAGTTATGAATCATCTTAGGAGTTAGGACACTATTAAATTCTTGGAATACATTCATAGCACATTGGCTTCGTTGAGGTGTGTAAGTAAAATGATTTGACAAAATAGTTACAAATCTCAAAAAACAAGAGAAATGCCATACCTTATCATCAACATTGGCACCTTTAAGTCTTTGAGTATTGATCCACCGTCCAGGAAAAACAATGTACTGGCGCGATCCTATCTACACCAAGTCCAAAACCAAAactcatataaaaataaaaatttagtcCAAAAAcccattaaaaacaaaacaaaatttcaTCTGGATAACCTCAAAATAGCCACTCATAGAAACACATACCATAACCACCGCGAAGATTTCCTCACGCTTGGGAGCTAGTTCTTCCGAAGTATCGACTTGTAGCTCCTCTGAGGAGACCTCGACGATTTTGGCGTCATCAGTGTTAGGTGCGTCGAGCTCGGCGGTCTCTAAAATCGAAGACTCAGACAAAGAGGCTTTAGGGGGAAGTGGGGAATGGATACGGTGAGAGAGAGTGGAGGAAGAGAGGTTTGgataagaaagagagagaaatgtGAGATTAGGATTGGAGAGGGGAGGGTGGGTACGCCATTTCTGTGAGATTTTGCATTGAGCAGTGAGAGAAGAACACAGTGAGAGAGTAGTTGCAGAAGCCATTAATGAAATTgaagaattggaaaaatgtgaGTTTAGTTCTTTCAGACTCGGAGGAGGAGCAAGCGAGCAGCTCTGAGCTCTCTCTGTCAAAATCTAAACCTCTTCCTTTCCCCTTACCTCTAAACTTATCCTATTTCCTATCCAAACTAACCCAACTAAATTACATATATACCCTTATGCTTATCTTCTAcaaattttcaattttcaacCCTACCACAAAAGCATTTTCCCcaataaataccaaaatattaggGTGACATTTcgtaatacttttattttttaattttttaatcacaaaatgaaagtgaaatttttgttttgaaaaacaaaaatgcgttctgtaatcacttttatttttcaattttaaaaacagaaaacaaaagtgtgttctgtaaagtttatttttattttcattttttgattttatttaagtcgggtttaTGTCTAGGGTCagattcgggttcgggtcagagGTCGTGTATAGCGCCATGGTCGTGGGAGGGGAATTTGGATCCGGGTCTGGTCAGaatctaaaatattgattaagaaaaaaaaaactgtttaaaaaaatattgaaagtgactttttttttattttaaaattttaattctcaattaaaaaattaaaaagtgaaaataattttatggaacatgtttttgaaaaatatttttacttttctaattttaaaaacaaaaaaactgattcgaaaagtgttaccaaatacCATCTTAATTAACATACAAAACTAAAACGTATGTGCTAagtaatttcttaaaaaaaataataatcaaaaattataaattataaatttccacattttatttaaacaaatctttttttaattatggtATATTGTACTTTCTTTTATTactttagttttttaattttttttatcaatattcactatgtatttaaaataaggctaattaggattttttttaccccccaaactttgacatgtatcaaatcatgccccctgaacttttttggccgttaaaaattccccttgaactattgagattgttggatttaaggacctTTGTCTAGTTTTAATGAGCCAGAGGTACCTGGTTGGCCCCCCATGCCACCAGGAGCCAGAGCTTACTTTCCCGCCACAAGATCTGTTTGGCAGTATTTGTCCGTCTTCGGGCAGGGGAAGTCTACCGGCACTGCTTGTGCCTCCGCAGAATTCGGGGGATAATGCAAGGGTGAATAATGCTAATCCACCTATCGACTAGCAACAAATGTTTCTTGAAATCCGAAgtatcatacttcgtcaagaagatGAATTGCATTAGTTTAAACAACCGGCACCGACAGCTCTAGCAAAATAAGTGTTACCACCAGCTCCTATTCTAGTGGTGGTAACCCGGGGTTTATTCTTCCACGTTAGGATTTATTATTTGAACGttttgtgaagctgcaacctccaaCATTTCTAAGAGGTACTGATATTATCAAGGCTGAACAGCGGATGAGCACTATTACCTGCATCCTAGATAACATGGTGGTGACGGGGACCGAACGACTTAACTATGCTGCATTCATGTtacaagatcatgcccgcgtctggtggAATATTGTGGGACATACCAAAAATGTTAGTACTATGTCTTGAAAAGAGTTTAAAGCCCTATTTGATGAAAAATTTTATAACATTGCTGTAAGAACTTCACACATagaagattttgtgaagttgactcaagGAAATATGACCGTGGTCGAGTATACCCTTGAATTTGATCGGTTGCCCAAGTTTGCTGGTGATCTAGTACAAATAGACTTCACCCAGAAACAAAAGTATGTAAAGGGACTGAGTGTCACAATTAGCCGagacttgaagattaccactAATCACGATACACTATATAAGAAAGTGGTTGAGTTAGCCTTGATCGCTGAAGAGGCAGAGCAACATGTAATTAAAGAACAAGCAATTAAGGATGTCATCACGACATCAGATCCTACTATGGGTGGTAATGTAAGTAAGGGGATCGACAGTGGCAACTCGAATCACAAATGGAAGGCTCAAGCTTTCAAAACACTGAGAAGTAATAGAAAGTTTCAGGGAAACAGAGGTGGCTGTCAAGGTCGCGGTTTACATTTAGATCATATCCAAAGTGTCCCGAATGCAAAAAGCACCATCAAGGTGAGTGCCGGGCTAAGACTTTTTTGTAGTGCAATATGGTGGGTCACTTTATCAAAGAATGTCTACAGGCTAAGAAAGACGAGCCAATGCAGAACAACAACCAGAATCTGAGGCATTTGTTCACTATGACTTAGGCTGACACTGTCGCTAGTTCGTCAGTGGTGACAGGTTAATTGTCCATAAACGGTTGTTCTTATTCTGTATTATTTGATTTCGGAGCTACTCATTCTTATGTATCAAGTAGAGTAATTGAAAGTTTTCATAAACCATGTGATGTGTATGCTTCGGGGATTTTTCCCTGTTACCCTTGGGAGAGCTAATTGTATCTACTCAGTGGATTAGGTCTTTGTCTTTTTTGATTGACGGTTATGAATTAACCGCCAACCTGATTGAGTTACAATTTTCTGGTTTTAATATAATCCTGTGAATGGATTTCTTATTTAAGTATGGAGCAACAATTGAATGCAAgcggaagatggtggtgtttgaacCTGACAGTGCCAATCGAGCACTGTTTGTGGGTAAGGTACAAGGATCGCGCATACATAGAATAACACTCCTAAAAGCTAAAAATCTGATGCATAGAGGTTGCATAGGATTCCTTATTACAACAGTGGATACTAGCCAACCTGTGTCATCTGGACCTGAAAATACGAGACTGGTGTGCGAGTTTTTAGATGTATTTCTAGAGGACTTACCTAGATTACCACCTTCTCTAGAATTGAGTTTGTAATAGAGTTAGTTCCGGGAGCAGAACCAGTATCAAAGGCACCGTATCGAATGGCTCCAACGGAATAAAAAGAGTTAAAGATCCAACTTTAGGAGTTACTTAACTTGGGATTTATAAGACCGAGTTATTCTCTCTGCGGTGCTTTACTGctatttgtgaaaaagaaagacggGTTGCTTCGAATGGGCATTGACTATCAAGAACTGAATAAACTCActatgaagaataaatatcctctaCCCCAATTGACGACTTATTTGATCAACTAAAGGGTAAGACAGTCTTTTCAAAGATCGACCTTCGCTCAGGTTACCATCAACTGAATAAaatgacttgtaatattttatgaCAATTTTTATGGAATCCCGAAACATGTAGAATATTTTAGAATGGTTTGTAAAGTTTAAATAGTTACAAGTTAAATTTTTATTCCCTAAATgatttaaagtttaaattctgttCTTATTTCTTGTAATCCCAGTTTAGCGGGATTAGATTATGATTATCAGAAATCGTAGTGTGCCTAATTGTTAGGGCGTTATACAATGACAGATCTATACCCTGGGTAGCAAAGACTGTTCATTGGGATCAACCAGGTTAGCTGAGTCGACCTAACTAGTTGTGTTGGTCGAGTTTGTTGGGCCTGCCAAGTTGGTAGGATTGGCTACATCCGTTGGTGTTGTGAAAACTCTAGTGGTGGCTAGAACATGAACATTAGGATCAACAATCATGGGGTCTTATGGAAGACCTGATGAAGCAGAAATTGTAGTTGGAGTTCTCCTTGTTATAACCATGGTGATTGACCGAATTGATAAATAACACTCTCAATAAAagtaccaaaatgttgacctcaaCAGCGGAGCCTTATTTACGATCAGAATCACCACGTGTAAATAATTAGTGCAAGTAAATAAAATAGACACaataattttatagaggttcgttCCCCTTTGATAacaggtaatgacctactccccttttagttgtattaacTCGAGAGATAATACCACTCAGATCACAAgcttttactttgtgatttctAGAGTGGCTctctataaattataatttagagaacaATGCTAGGCAGATCTCAATTGAGTGAGATAAGAAAGACTTAGTCTCTATTACAAAGCAGATGGCGtgtaaaagagagagagctagaGTTTTGTGAGCTAGAACTCAAGAGCTTAAGGATTAGAATTTAGGTTTTTGGTTTAGCCTAGTACTTTTTATATAGATGAGAGCTTATAGAAGATCTAACCCGAAATAGGTTAATATCCCTTAAAATGAGGAGATATCACCTCCTTtttcatatattaaatatacagAAAATAACCAATAAATTATTCCTAGAGAATAGGTAAATAATTGAAGTTGAACCCCTAGTTTTGTAGGTTGTT
This window harbors:
- the LOC115702350 gene encoding large ribosomal subunit protein bL21c — its product is MASATTLSLCSSLTAQCKISQKWRTHPPLSNPNLTFLSLSYPNLSSSTLSHRIHSPLPPKASLSESSILETAELDAPNTDDAKIVEVSSEELQVDTSEELAPKREEIFAVVMIGSRQYIVFPGRWINTQRLKGANVDDKIVLKKVLLVGTKTSTYIGKPVVTNAAVHAVVEEQALDRKVIVFKYKKKKNYRRNIGHRQPITRIRITGITGYQDYPAVTLDS